DNA sequence from the Pedobacter schmidteae genome:
AGCCGCGTTACCTCTGGATTTTATAGTTTCCGATAATTCAAAATAATTGCAGGCAATAATATGCCTGCTTCCCCACACAAACATTCCTCCGTAACCAAATTGCCGATCGTTACCTATGTAAAAATTATTAATGGCTACCTGATGATCGCCATGGCGAAAGTTCATCGTACCCTGACAATTTATAAATGTATTAGCATAATAAACGTTTTCCTGCGATTTGCTGGTGATAATTTCGGCCTCCGAATCCTGACGCATAAAAAGATTGGAATCAATCAGACAGCGCCCCATATCGTTCCTATTATAACCAACCCTTATTCCTCCACCTGCATTCCCAGGTTTCTGCGGGTTCGAAAAAAAACAATGGTCTACCCTATGGTACATTGGCGGTCCACCTACCGAACCATCTTTAATGGCATGCGTTGTATTATTTAGGTTAATTACCTGATCAAAAGTAATCTTATCGGTGAAACTGCAATGGTCTATCCGACAATACTGCGGTACCTTTCCCTCTTTGGTTAGCGAAGTTGTGATATAAGCAGAATTGGCCTCATCAAAACAATCAAACACACAACATGTAACTCTGTTATGACTACCATAAATGGCCACCAATCCCGGGCCGTGTGCTTTCCAGGTTTCAACATTGCGGTTACCATTTTTAAACCAAATCCCTTCAAGAACCAGATATTGCCCCCTTAATTCCACCTTAGCATCTCCCGTAAAAAAAACCTGTCCGGGATGTTCGGCTTTAATAACTATAGGTGCGTTGGCCTTACCTGACACCATAACAACGAGCTGGACATCCTGATATACGCCATCCGCAATACGGATTATTCCTCCAGGTTGTATTTTCCTTACAGCCTGATATAAGTCCTCATTTGATGAAACAATCTGGCCTAAACATGGTGCTGCAAAATGCAACACCATGATCAGTAAAAAATATACGGAATGTTTGTGCGGTATCTTCATCAAATTTCCTTCAGCAAAAGCCTACCAGCCGGTATTATTCGGTAACAATGAAGGGTTTACCGATGTCTCATAAAGTGGCAAAGGCAATAGCAAATGTCTGGTATTGGCATTGTTTCCGGCAAGTGCCGAATATTTGAACGCAGTAGGCGCACCTGCAGTAATCTCAGCAGCCGTGCTTTGCAGGTTGGCCGTAAAATCGCCCCATCTGATTAAATCGTATCTGCGCAAGGCCTCAAAACAAAGCTCTTTAGCTCTTTCATTTTTAATTACCTGTATAAAAGCAGCCTTAGATGCTGTTTGGGCAGGCTTTAGCATTTCATCATTGGCCACCGAAATAGTAGCCGTAGCAGCAGCTCCTGTACCCACACCACCGGCAATAGTTACAGTTGGGGCCGACGTATAAAATGCTCCGTTATCTGTAATATTAATCGCAGTTATTTTACCACTAGCAATGGTTACGGTAGCTGTTGCATTACGGGTTGCCCCACCACCGGTAATGGTTACTGTTGGTGCATTGGTTGCCAGATAACCACTTCCACCTGCGGTAACATTAATTGTTCTTACCTGCTCACCTGATAGCGTTTTGCCAAAAGCTCTTTTTCTAACCTGGTTAACGGCATCAATTGCTTCAGCAGAAGGGGCCCCATTTACCTCATTATCTGCTTCTGCAAGCATTAGCAGTACATCAGCATAACGAAGCAACGGAAAGTTCTCCGGTGTATAGTTCTTTTGCTTCTCCAATAATTCATACTCCCTTCTGAACTTGCCTGCATTACGCTGATAAATTTCTGCAGTAGTCCAGTTTGTTCTTGCTGTGGTTGCCCCCACATATTTAAATGGTGCTATTGCCCAATCTCTCCTTAAATCGCCGGTTTCATATAATTTGAACAACGTGGGTGTAGCAGCAATAAAACCATAACTGTATCCTTCTTTTTCATTTGAACACAAAATACCATTGGTATTTCCCACTCTTCCGGCTTCTGTATAGGCATTTCCAATACGGTTGCCCCAGAATTCTACTTCCCAAATACTTTCTTTAGTGTCATATTTATCCTGTGCGTAGTTGATAAAAATTTGTTTGTAGTCGTTATTTAAGCTATGTAAACCTACAGAGGCGACTACTTTTTTTGCCCATTTTAACGCTTCCGCATATCGGGTTACATCATTTACCGGATATCCGGCCATATACAGGTTTACTCTGGCCAAAATACCCTGCACCGCACTTTTGCTCACTCGTCCACCAAAGCCAATTTCTGTAATTGACTTAACCAATCCTTCTGCCCTGGTCATATCTGCAATAATCTGATTATACACCTCCTTAACTGGCGTACGTGCAACATCAGTATTGGTAATAGAACTTGTAGGCTTAATGATCAAGGGTACATCACCCCAGTTACTTGCCAGCACAAAATGATAGTATGCCCTTAAAAATAAAGCCTCACCTTCGATAGCATTTCTTTTGGTTTCGTCCATAGCTGGCTTTTTGATATTAGCCAGAATCAGATTGGCACGTTCAATACCTTCATATAGTGATTTCCAGAGCAGCCTTACATCTGTATCAGAAGCATCAAAGTTGAGCACCTGCATACCCGTCGACTGCGTATTTCTCTGATAGTAACTTTCGTCAGTAGCTGCAGTAATCCTTGTAAAAATGGAGTTTCCATACACATTTTCACTACCCATTACATCGTAAACACCAGTAAGTGCTGTATTCATTTCCGATTCAGTAGAATAATAATACTCAGGCGCAGCCGTTGTGGGCTTGGTATCTAAAAACTTTTTACAGGAACTGAACCCTATAAGCAGTATCAATGATAAATATTTTAAAGCTTTCATATATTCAGTTTTTAAAATTAAAATGAGGTATTTAAACCGAAAACGATGGTCCTTGCCCTTGGATAGGCAGAATAATCAAATCCAGGTGTCAGTGCAGAATTCCTTACTGATACTTCCGGATCCATTCCTGTGTAGTTAGTAAAGGTGTATAAGTTTTGTCCTGATGCTGAGATCCTCAAACTTTTAAGCTTCACCTTTTTCAGGAAATCAGCACCAAAATTATACCCCAATGAAACCGTTTTGATGCGCAGGAAAGAACCATCTTCTATAACCCTTGAAGAATACACAGCCGGACCTTGTCCCTTAACACGATATAAAGTGTTACTTGGATTTTCAGGAGTCCATCTATCCGCATAGCCCGCAAACTGGTTCAGGTTCTTTTTATCCAGCATATTACCTTCAAACAACATCCTGTTTGCATTATAAATATCATTTCCGTACGACCATTGCAGAAATACACTCAGGTCAAAATTTTTATAGCTGAAGTTATTCGTTAAACCACCCACATGGATCGGTTGTCCGCGACCGATTACTTTACGGTCTTTTGAATCTACAATCAGGTTACCGTCCTGATCTTTGTATTTAATATCACCCGGCTTAATACTATTTCTGGCGTTTCCGTTGTTCGGCACATTATCCTTTAAGGTATATACCCCCGGAGTTGTTTCGTTAAAATCACTG
Encoded proteins:
- a CDS encoding RagB/SusD family nutrient uptake outer membrane protein: MKALKYLSLILLIGFSSCKKFLDTKPTTAAPEYYYSTESEMNTALTGVYDVMGSENVYGNSIFTRITAATDESYYQRNTQSTGMQVLNFDASDTDVRLLWKSLYEGIERANLILANIKKPAMDETKRNAIEGEALFLRAYYHFVLASNWGDVPLIIKPTSSITNTDVARTPVKEVYNQIIADMTRAEGLVKSITEIGFGGRVSKSAVQGILARVNLYMAGYPVNDVTRYAEALKWAKKVVASVGLHSLNNDYKQIFINYAQDKYDTKESIWEVEFWGNRIGNAYTEAGRVGNTNGILCSNEKEGYSYGFIAATPTLFKLYETGDLRRDWAIAPFKYVGATTARTNWTTAEIYQRNAGKFRREYELLEKQKNYTPENFPLLRYADVLLMLAEADNEVNGAPSAEAIDAVNQVRKRAFGKTLSGEQVRTINVTAGGSGYLATNAPTVTITGGGATRNATATVTIASGKITAINITDNGAFYTSAPTVTIAGGVGTGAAATATISVANDEMLKPAQTASKAAFIQVIKNERAKELCFEALRRYDLIRWGDFTANLQSTAAEITAGAPTAFKYSALAGNNANTRHLLLPLPLYETSVNPSLLPNNTGW
- the cslB gene encoding chondroitinase-B gives rise to the protein MKIPHKHSVYFLLIMVLHFAAPCLGQIVSSNEDLYQAVRKIQPGGIIRIADGVYQDVQLVVMVSGKANAPIVIKAEHPGQVFFTGDAKVELRGQYLVLEGIWFKNGNRNVETWKAHGPGLVAIYGSHNRVTCCVFDCFDEANSAYITTSLTKEGKVPQYCRIDHCSFTDKITFDQVINLNNTTHAIKDGSVGGPPMYHRVDHCFFSNPQKPGNAGGGIRVGYNRNDMGRCLIDSNLFMRQDSEAEIITSKSQENVYYANTFINCQGTMNFRHGDHQVAINNFYIGNDRQFGYGGMFVWGSRHIIACNYFELSETIKSRGNAALYLNPGARASEHALAFDMLITNNSFHNVNGYAIHFNPLDERRKEYCTENHLKFETPCQLLLKGNIFFTNKQFGYPFFKDEYFKAGKNTWKDNVATGAKAGTEITIADTGYKTVRVEPVEAIEGIQLDLTGLINKGITGKPLTWDDVRPPWLKEIPGTYALGGRLSVERAGKFKAVIKRSKTH